The Candidatus Eisenbacteria bacterium DNA window CACCGGCCTGATCGGCTCGAAGACCACCGCCATTCTGCGCAAGGGCGACCACGAGGTCGTCGCCGCCTCGCCCAATACGGGCGTCAACACGATCACCGGCGAGGGCCTCGAGGAGGCCATGGCCGGCACGCAGGTGGTGATCGACCTCGCCAATTCACCCTCGTTCGAAGACAAGGCGGTGCTCGAATTCTTCGAGACCTCCGGCCGCAACCTGCTCGCGGCCGAGGCCGCAGCCGGCGTCCGGCACCACGTCGCGCTGTCCATCGTCGGAACCGACCGGACGCCCGACAACGGCTATTTCCGCGCCAAGGTCGCCCAGGAGAAGCTGATCGAGGCCTCCCGCATCCCCTACACCATCATCCGCTCGACCCAGTTCCTGGAATTCCTCGGCGCCATCGCCGATTCGAGTGCGGCTGGGAACATGGTCAGGCTTTCGCCCGGGCTGTTCCAGCCCATCGCGGCGGACGACGTTGCTGCCATCGTCGCCGACGTGGCGCTCGCGGCGCCACGCAACGGCATCGTCGAGATCGCCGGCCCGGACCGAGCACCGTTCGACGAAATCGTCGCCCGCTATCTGAAGGAGGTCGGCGACCCGCGTGAGGTCGTGAGGGACCCCGAGGCGCGATACTGGGGCGGCCGGGTCGAGGAGCGCTCGCTCGTACCGTTGGGCGAAGCGCGCCTCGGCCGCATCGGTCTCGACGAATGGCTCCGCCGCCGCTCACAGGCAAGAGTCTGATCCTGCGAAGGAGGCGACCATGACGACCAAACTCGTTGCGTCGGTCCTGCTCTGCCTCACGAGCGGCAGGGCGATGGCTCAGGAGGCCAAGGTCACGTCGCTCATGTCGAAAGATCTTCCCGAAAATCCCGGCAGGGAACTTCAGATGATCACGGTAGAGCATGCGCCTGGCGGGTCGAACCCCATGCACCGACACAATGCACATGCGATGCTTTACGTGCTGGAGGGGTCCGTCGTGATGCAGGTGAAGGGTGGAAAAGAGGTAACACTGACACCAGG harbors:
- a CDS encoding SDR family oxidoreductase, yielding MKIVIIGGTGLIGSKTTAILRKGDHEVVAASPNTGVNTITGEGLEEAMAGTQVVIDLANSPSFEDKAVLEFFETSGRNLLAAEAAAGVRHHVALSIVGTDRTPDNGYFRAKVAQEKLIEASRIPYTIIRSTQFLEFLGAIADSSAAGNMVRLSPGLFQPIAADDVAAIVADVALAAPRNGIVEIAGPDRAPFDEIVARYLKEVGDPREVVRDPEARYWGGRVEERSLVPLGEARLGRIGLDEWLRRRSQARV
- a CDS encoding cupin domain-containing protein, with product MTTKLVASVLLCLTSGRAMAQEAKVTSLMSKDLPENPGRELQMITVEHAPGGSNPMHRHNAHAMLYVLEGSVVMQVKGGKEVTLTPGQAFYEGPDDVHVVDRNASGTKPAKFVVFLIKDKGAPALVPVE